From one Comamonas piscis genomic stretch:
- a CDS encoding phosphoribosyl-ATP diphosphatase, whose protein sequence is MSSTDALMRLAEVLESRKPANGGDPEASYVARLLHKGPDAFLKKVGEEATEVVMAAKDVDHGAPASKLVYEVADLWFHTMVALAHYGLSPADVVNELVRREGLSGLEEKALRKVQDREAEEGSSA, encoded by the coding sequence ATGTCCTCTACCGATGCACTCATGCGTCTGGCTGAGGTGCTGGAATCGCGCAAACCTGCCAATGGCGGCGACCCCGAGGCCAGCTACGTGGCCCGCTTGTTGCACAAGGGCCCAGATGCCTTTTTGAAAAAGGTGGGGGAGGAGGCGACCGAGGTGGTGATGGCAGCCAAGGATGTGGACCATGGCGCACCGGCTTCCAAACTGGTGTACGAAGTGGCCGATCTGTGGTTTCATACGATGGTGGCCCTGGCCCACTATGGCTTGAGTCCCGCCGATGTGGTGAACGAGTTGGTGCGCCGCGAGGGTCTCAGTGGCCTAGAAGAAAAAGCGCTGCGCAAAGTACAAGACCGTGAAGCTGAAGAAGGGAGTTCCGCATGA
- the hisI gene encoding phosphoribosyl-AMP cyclohydrolase, translated as MPRMNWLDQVKWDAQGLVPVIAQEQHTKDVLMFAWMNREALAHTAELGRAVYFSRSRGKLWFKGEESGHVQTVHEIRIDCDNDVVLLSVTQTGHEPGIACHTGRHSCFYSVLRDGQWQAVDPVLKDPESIYK; from the coding sequence ATTCCCCGCATGAACTGGCTCGATCAAGTGAAATGGGACGCGCAGGGCCTGGTGCCCGTGATTGCGCAGGAGCAGCACACCAAAGATGTGCTGATGTTTGCCTGGATGAACCGCGAGGCGCTGGCCCATACGGCCGAGTTGGGCCGGGCGGTGTACTTCAGCCGCTCGCGCGGCAAGCTCTGGTTTAAGGGCGAAGAGTCGGGCCATGTGCAAACAGTGCATGAGATCCGCATCGACTGCGACAACGATGTGGTGCTGTTGAGCGTGACCCAGACCGGGCATGAGCCGGGCATTGCCTGCCACACCGGCCGCCACAGCTGTTTTTACAGCGTGTTGCGAGATGGCCAGTGGCAAGCGGTCGATCCGGTCTTGAAAGACCCGGAATCAATCTACAAATAA